One window of the Pseudomonas knackmussii B13 genome contains the following:
- a CDS encoding sulfurtransferase has product MSLARLLTPQQLAARLDDPGLLILDCRFALDDPGYGARVFAENHIPGAQYADLERDLSAPVIKGVTGRHPLPDAQALLQRLRDWGLDNSDEVVLYDDGPGAFAARAWWLLLWLGKRDGVYLLDGGLNAWRAANLPLTTAKPAVQPGAFQGRPDASLLIDANGLSTLLADAQPPLIDARAEPRFRGEVEPIDPVAGHIPGAQCAAFTDNLGSDGRFLPPSQLHQRFAHLLRGRPAESLVAYCGSGVTACHNLFALSLAGYPLGRLYAGSWSEWITDPARPVATGA; this is encoded by the coding sequence ATGTCGCTCGCCCGCCTGCTCACCCCGCAACAACTGGCAGCCCGCCTGGACGATCCCGGCCTGCTGATCCTCGATTGCCGTTTCGCGCTGGATGACCCCGGCTACGGAGCCCGCGTCTTCGCCGAGAACCACATTCCCGGGGCGCAATACGCCGACCTCGAGCGCGACCTGTCTGCGCCGGTAATAAAGGGTGTAACCGGGCGCCATCCGCTCCCCGACGCGCAAGCCCTGCTGCAACGCCTGCGCGACTGGGGCCTGGACAACAGCGACGAAGTGGTGCTGTACGACGACGGCCCCGGCGCCTTTGCCGCCCGCGCGTGGTGGCTGCTGCTGTGGCTGGGCAAGCGTGACGGCGTCTACCTGCTCGACGGCGGCCTGAACGCCTGGCGCGCCGCCAACCTGCCGCTGACCACCGCCAAACCCGCGGTGCAGCCGGGCGCCTTCCAAGGCCGGCCAGACGCCAGCCTGCTGATCGACGCCAACGGCCTCTCGACCCTGCTCGCCGACGCCCAGCCGCCGCTGATCGATGCCCGCGCGGAGCCGCGCTTCCGTGGCGAGGTCGAGCCCATCGACCCGGTTGCCGGGCACATTCCCGGCGCGCAGTGCGCGGCCTTCACCGACAACCTCGGCAGCGACGGCCGCTTCCTCCCGCCCTCGCAGCTGCACCAGCGCTTCGCCCACCTGCTGCGTGGGCGCCCGGCGGAATCCCTGGTCGCCTACTGCGGATCTGGCGTAACCGCCTGCCACAACCTGTTCGCCCTGAGCCTCGCCGGCTACCCGCTGGGCCGACTGTACGCAGGCTCCTGGAGCGAGTGGATCACCGACCCCGCGCGCCCCGTGGCCACCGGCGCCTGA
- a CDS encoding YcgL domain-containing protein: MKRICSIYKSPRKNEMYLYVDKREALSRVPEALLAAFGAPQHAFDLVLTPERKLAREDIEKVLENIEKQGYHLQMPPGEEEYIEHLPEELLRMNDPL; this comes from the coding sequence ATGAAACGCATCTGCTCCATCTACAAAAGCCCGCGCAAGAACGAGATGTACCTCTACGTCGACAAGCGCGAAGCCCTCAGCCGCGTGCCCGAGGCGCTGCTGGCCGCATTCGGCGCGCCGCAGCACGCCTTCGACCTGGTGCTGACCCCCGAGCGCAAGCTGGCGCGCGAGGATATCGAGAAGGTTTTGGAGAACATCGAGAAGCAGGGCTACCACCTGCAGATGCCGCCGGGGGAAGAGGAGTACATCGAGCACCTGCCCGAAGAACTGCTGCGGATGAACGACCCGCTGTAA
- a CDS encoding lysophospholipid acyltransferase family protein, which translates to MFSLQPRVQGASLFRIVYVAVATTLVTLHYSLLVLGRAACGRLGREQVDRYTREWSGLLLRLVRMRLSVHGTVPTFSDGRRYMILCNHSSHYDIPASFAALPGSIRMLAKKELYRIPVLGRAMRAAEFPSVDRHNGQRARDDLERARAMMESGIVLWAAPEGTRSPDGRLLPFKKGCFRLALDTDAVIIPVAIRGIHRVLPARTFDLNLGQPVDLLVGQPIDAAAFHERGLDALIGEVRERMQNLLEPAAPAKVEAPAKEPLALS; encoded by the coding sequence ATGTTCAGCCTGCAGCCGAGGGTTCAGGGCGCGTCCCTTTTCCGCATTGTCTATGTCGCCGTCGCCACTACGCTGGTGACGCTCCATTACAGCTTGCTGGTGCTTGGCCGGGCGGCTTGCGGGCGCCTGGGCCGCGAGCAGGTCGACCGCTACACCCGCGAATGGTCCGGGCTTTTGCTGCGCCTGGTGCGCATGCGCTTGAGCGTGCACGGGACTGTGCCGACCTTCAGTGACGGTCGGCGCTACATGATCCTCTGCAACCACTCCAGTCACTACGACATCCCCGCCAGCTTTGCCGCCCTGCCAGGCTCGATCCGCATGCTGGCGAAGAAGGAGCTGTACCGAATCCCGGTGCTTGGCCGGGCCATGCGCGCCGCCGAGTTCCCGTCCGTGGACCGGCACAACGGCCAGCGTGCCCGTGACGATCTGGAGCGCGCCCGCGCGATGATGGAAAGCGGCATCGTCCTGTGGGCGGCGCCGGAAGGCACGCGTTCCCCCGACGGGCGCCTGCTGCCGTTCAAGAAGGGCTGCTTCCGCCTGGCCCTGGACACCGACGCGGTGATCATCCCGGTGGCCATTCGCGGTATCCATCGCGTGCTGCCGGCGCGCACCTTCGACCTCAACCTGGGCCAGCCGGTGGACCTGCTGGTGGGCCAACCGATCGATGCCGCTGCGTTTCATGAGCGGGGGCTGGATGCCCTGATCGGCGAGGTGCGCGAGCGCATGCAGAATCTGCTCGAACCAGCCGCACCCGCCAAGGTTGAAGCGCCTGCGAAAGAGCCGCTGGCGCTCAGCTGA
- a CDS encoding SMP-30/gluconolactonase/LRE family protein, which produces MKKLASLLVLLVAALAIYLVVTPSPIDPVAWTPPTAPKLTGVLEPNDTLMKAELLGQGQVHGPEDTAVDKDGRVYAGLADGRVVRLDGNGQVQTFADTGGRPLGMDFDAQGNLIVCDAWKGLLKIDPQGQITVLSTQADGQPFGFTDDLDIASDGRIYFTDASSRFHQPDYVLDLLESRPHGRLLRYDPASGKTETLLKDLYFANGVALSAHEDFVLVNETYRYRITRYWLTGPKAGQNEVFVDNLPGLPDNLQGDRAGTFWVALPSPRKADADFILPHPWLKAQLAKLPRPLLPKPTPYGLVLALDESGKVLRSLHDTSGQHLRMITSAKPVGDYLYFGSLENDRIGRLQIR; this is translated from the coding sequence ATGAAGAAACTCGCAAGCTTGCTGGTTTTGCTCGTCGCCGCCCTGGCGATCTATCTCGTCGTTACCCCCAGCCCCATCGACCCGGTCGCCTGGACCCCGCCAACGGCGCCGAAACTGACCGGCGTACTGGAACCCAACGACACCCTGATGAAGGCCGAACTGCTCGGCCAGGGCCAGGTGCATGGCCCGGAAGACACCGCCGTGGACAAGGACGGTCGCGTCTACGCTGGCCTGGCCGACGGCCGCGTGGTGCGCCTGGACGGCAACGGCCAGGTACAGACTTTCGCCGACACCGGCGGCCGCCCGCTTGGCATGGACTTCGACGCCCAGGGCAACCTGATCGTCTGCGACGCCTGGAAGGGCTTGCTGAAGATCGACCCGCAGGGCCAGATCACGGTGCTGAGCACCCAGGCCGATGGGCAGCCCTTCGGCTTCACCGACGACCTCGACATCGCCAGCGACGGGCGCATCTATTTCACCGACGCCTCCAGTCGCTTCCACCAGCCCGATTACGTCCTCGACCTGCTGGAGAGCCGTCCACACGGCCGCCTGCTGCGTTACGACCCGGCGAGCGGCAAGACCGAGACGCTGCTCAAGGACCTGTACTTCGCCAATGGCGTGGCGCTGTCCGCCCACGAGGATTTCGTGCTGGTCAACGAGACTTATCGCTACCGGATCACCCGCTACTGGCTGACGGGTCCCAAAGCCGGGCAGAACGAGGTCTTCGTCGATAACCTGCCGGGGCTGCCGGACAACCTGCAGGGCGATCGCGCCGGCACCTTCTGGGTCGCCCTGCCCTCGCCGCGCAAGGCCGATGCCGACTTCATCCTCCCGCATCCCTGGCTCAAGGCGCAGCTGGCCAAGCTGCCGCGCCCGCTGCTGCCCAAGCCGACGCCCTACGGTCTGGTCCTCGCCCTGGACGAGAGCGGCAAGGTACTGCGCAGCCTGCACGACACCAGCGGCCAGCACCTGCGCATGATCACCTCGGCCAAGCCGGTGGGCGACTACCTCTACTTCGGCAGCCTGGAGAACGACCGCATCGGTCGCCTGCAGATTCGCTGA
- a CDS encoding CPCC family cysteine-rich protein: MLYTCPCCGHFSFADAPGSYEICPICFWEDDLLQLCFPDARGGANAVSLIEAQVNFVQWGACERRFRDQVRPPTIEDEKDERWFALWQRRADYPSLEEDHGGPLVAGEEACYWLRPTPGGR, from the coding sequence ATGCTCTACACCTGCCCCTGCTGCGGCCACTTCAGCTTCGCCGACGCGCCGGGCTCCTACGAAATCTGCCCGATCTGCTTCTGGGAAGACGATCTGCTGCAACTGTGTTTCCCCGACGCGCGCGGCGGGGCCAACGCGGTCAGCCTGATCGAGGCCCAGGTGAACTTCGTGCAATGGGGCGCCTGCGAAAGGCGCTTCCGCGACCAGGTAAGGCCGCCGACCATCGAGGACGAGAAGGACGAACGCTGGTTCGCCCTCTGGCAGCGCCGCGCCGACTACCCGAGCCTGGAGGAAGACCACGGCGGCCCGCTGGTGGCCGGCGAGGAGGCCTGCTACTGGCTGCGCCCGACGCCGGGTGGGCGCTGA
- a CDS encoding cysteine hydrolase family protein, which produces MSQKAKRALIVIDVQNEYFDGNLRIEYPPVRESLPNILRAMDAAQAAGIPVVRVLHLAPESAPIFAVGSHGAALHPEVAARPYQHEVTKSEASALFGTGLGDWLRERNIDTLAIVGYMTHNCDDATARQAAHEGWDVEFLHDASGSLPYANRAGAATAEEIHRVFSVVLHSSFAAVLSTDEWVAAVKSGEAPERDNVYLSNQRAINARG; this is translated from the coding sequence ATGAGCCAGAAAGCCAAACGCGCCCTGATCGTCATCGACGTGCAGAACGAATACTTCGACGGCAACCTGCGCATCGAATACCCGCCGGTCCGGGAGTCCCTGCCCAACATCCTGCGCGCCATGGACGCCGCCCAGGCTGCCGGCATCCCGGTCGTGCGGGTGCTGCACCTGGCACCGGAGAGCGCGCCGATCTTCGCTGTCGGCAGCCACGGCGCCGCCCTGCACCCCGAAGTGGCGGCGCGGCCCTACCAGCATGAAGTGACCAAGTCCGAAGCCAGCGCCCTGTTCGGCACCGGCCTGGGCGACTGGCTGCGCGAGCGGAATATCGACACCCTGGCCATCGTCGGCTACATGACCCACAACTGCGACGACGCCACCGCGCGGCAGGCGGCCCATGAGGGCTGGGACGTGGAGTTCCTGCACGACGCCAGCGGCTCGCTGCCCTACGCCAACCGCGCTGGCGCGGCCACCGCCGAGGAGATTCACCGGGTGTTCAGCGTGGTGCTGCATTCGTCGTTCGCCGCGGTGCTGAGCACGGACGAGTGGGTAGCAGCCGTGAAGAGTGGCGAAGCGCCGGAGCGCGACAACGTCTATCTGTCGAACCAGCGGGCCATCAACGCCCGCGGATAA
- a CDS encoding YcgN family cysteine cluster protein codes for MAAKVEPFWKRKTLDQLDQEEWESLCDGCGLCCLQKLEDEDDGAVYYTRIACKLLDLKTCRCTDYANRRASVPDCIQLTPAQADEFRWLPPTCAYRLVSEGKDLPLWHHLVCGDPEAVHHERISQSGRMLSEGSVPEDDWEEHLIFRAG; via the coding sequence ATGGCTGCCAAAGTCGAACCCTTCTGGAAACGCAAAACCCTCGACCAACTCGATCAGGAAGAATGGGAGTCGCTGTGCGACGGCTGCGGCCTGTGCTGCCTGCAGAAACTCGAGGACGAGGACGACGGCGCCGTCTACTACACGCGCATCGCCTGCAAGCTGCTGGACCTGAAAACCTGCCGCTGCACCGACTACGCCAACCGCCGCGCCAGCGTGCCGGACTGCATCCAGCTCACCCCGGCGCAAGCCGACGAGTTCCGCTGGCTGCCGCCGACCTGCGCCTATCGCCTGGTATCCGAGGGCAAGGACCTGCCGTTGTGGCACCACCTGGTCTGCGGCGATCCGGAGGCGGTGCACCACGAGCGCATTTCGCAGTCCGGGCGGATGCTCAGCGAGGGTTCGGTGCCCGAGGATGACTGGGAAGAGCACCTGATCTTCCGCGCGGGTTGA
- a CDS encoding DUF2937 family protein yields the protein MLRSYIRLVLFAIGLLVGVQVPGFIKDYALRVDAHRAEAAQALDGFRSTAGQYFSGDLNALVAHYRGSPDPVFQRDGDNVERVLRRSQLFDREWQILQGPWYTRAWHLFSAPNRELLEETLSGYSYQVLLSPEAIGWAIGGGLLLSWIVELIIVSIGALAGFGDNRQTAARRHWN from the coding sequence ATGCTGCGCAGTTACATTCGCCTGGTGCTGTTCGCCATCGGCCTGCTGGTCGGGGTGCAGGTGCCGGGCTTCATCAAGGATTACGCCCTGCGTGTGGATGCCCATCGGGCGGAAGCGGCGCAGGCCCTGGACGGCTTCCGCAGCACGGCGGGGCAGTACTTCAGCGGCGATCTCAATGCCCTGGTGGCGCATTACCGCGGCAGCCCCGACCCGGTGTTCCAGCGCGACGGCGACAACGTCGAGCGCGTGCTGCGCCGTTCCCAGCTGTTCGACCGCGAATGGCAGATTCTTCAAGGCCCCTGGTACACCCGCGCCTGGCACCTGTTCAGTGCGCCCAACCGCGAACTGTTGGAAGAAACCCTGAGCGGCTACAGCTACCAGGTGCTGCTGTCGCCGGAAGCCATCGGCTGGGCGATTGGCGGCGGCCTGCTGCTGTCGTGGATCGTCGAGCTGATCATTGTGTCGATCGGAGCGCTGGCCGGCTTCGGCGACAACCGCCAGACGGCGGCGCGGCGGCACTGGAATTGA
- a CDS encoding D-2-hydroxyacid dehydrogenase, whose amino-acid sequence MRVLILDRDHKLYAALLMAAEPNLNVVAGDSPDKVLDAASECPVWLGQPDLVAQLLRKGVHPVWVQSTWAGITPLLATDLPCDYALTRAVGIFGQVMSEYLLTYMLAHERQFLGRLASQVGSQWDDRAPGSLRGRHVLLVGAGEIGQAVAHMLAAFGVELTGVARTPRSLQPFQRMGALSELPRLVETADYVINLLPDTPDTHDLYDLALFQRMKPSALFINAGRGNAVVDADLVAALENNRLAGAIIDVCREEPLPAHHPFWMTPRLLLTGHTAAPTLPGPMVELFRDNLSRFWAGQAMRGEVDFARGY is encoded by the coding sequence ATGCGCGTGCTCATTCTCGATCGCGACCATAAGCTCTATGCCGCCCTGCTCATGGCGGCGGAACCCAATCTGAACGTCGTCGCCGGCGACAGCCCGGACAAGGTTCTGGACGCCGCCAGCGAATGCCCGGTGTGGCTGGGCCAGCCCGACCTGGTGGCGCAACTGCTGCGCAAGGGTGTGCATCCGGTCTGGGTGCAATCGACCTGGGCCGGGATTACTCCGCTGCTGGCCACCGATCTGCCCTGCGACTATGCGCTGACCCGCGCCGTGGGCATTTTCGGCCAGGTGATGAGTGAGTACCTGCTGACCTACATGCTCGCCCACGAGCGCCAGTTCCTCGGCCGCCTGGCCAGCCAGGTCGGCAGCCAGTGGGACGACCGCGCGCCGGGCAGCCTGCGCGGGCGCCACGTGCTGTTGGTCGGTGCCGGCGAGATCGGTCAGGCGGTGGCGCACATGCTGGCCGCGTTCGGCGTCGAGCTGACCGGCGTGGCGCGTACGCCCCGGTCGTTGCAGCCGTTCCAGCGCATGGGCGCGCTGAGCGAGCTGCCGCGCCTGGTAGAAACCGCCGACTACGTGATCAACCTGCTACCCGACACCCCGGACACCCACGATCTCTACGACTTGGCGCTGTTCCAGCGGATGAAGCCTTCGGCGTTGTTCATCAACGCCGGGCGCGGCAATGCCGTGGTCGATGCCGATCTGGTCGCCGCGCTGGAAAACAACCGCCTGGCCGGCGCAATCATCGACGTTTGCCGCGAGGAGCCATTACCCGCGCACCACCCGTTCTGGATGACGCCGCGCCTGCTGCTCACCGGCCATACTGCTGCGCCGACCCTGCCGGGGCCGATGGTCGAGCTGTTCCGCGATAACCTGTCGCGCTTCTGGGCCGGGCAGGCGATGCGCGGCGAAGTGGACTTCGCCCGCGGTTACTGA
- a CDS encoding S9 family peptidase has protein sequence MTDRQPPIARREAAADPYAWLENRDAEEVLDYLKAENAYLDEQLADQQALREKLFQEIKGRIRETDLSLPSPWGPWMYYQRTTAGDEYPRHYRCPRPADGSLVVDENAEQLLLDPNELAAGGFLSLGAFSISQDHSRLAYSLDTSGDEIYQLYVKDLDSGAVTELPFDDCDGSMTWANDSRTLFFGELDDTHRPHKLYRHTLGEEGAELVFEEPDGRFFLHCYRASSERQLVLLLGSKTTSEAWVLDAETPRGEFRCLAPRQEEHEYHVDHGLLDGEWTWFVRSNQSGINFALYTASEAQPTREHWRELIAHRDSVMLEDITLNRDAFILSLREGGLPIIEVRAQGQEPRRVELPDAAYNLYVQDSLEFHSQVIRLRYEALNRPAQIRQLGLLDGEQKVLKETPVEGPFDADAYVSRRLWATSVDGVQVPISLVARREVLDGIAAGRPAPLYLYGYGAYGMSLDPWFSHARLSLLERGFVFAIAHVRGGGELGEAWYRAGKLAHKQNSFSDFIACAEHLCAEGYSTPQQTAISGGSAGGLLMGAVLNQRPQQFAAAIAEVPFVDVLNSMLNPDLPLTVTEYDEWGNPQEPEVYQRIRAYAPYENVCAQDYPAMLVVAGYNDSRVQYWEAAKWVAKLRVSKTDDKLLLLKTELGAGHGGMSGRYQGLKDVALEYGFLLKVLGLEQA, from the coding sequence ATGACCGACCGCCAGCCCCCCATCGCCCGCCGCGAAGCCGCCGCCGACCCTTACGCCTGGCTGGAGAACCGCGATGCCGAGGAGGTGCTCGACTACCTCAAGGCGGAGAACGCCTACCTCGACGAGCAACTGGCCGACCAGCAAGCGCTGCGCGAAAAGCTCTTCCAGGAGATCAAGGGCCGCATCCGCGAGACCGACCTCTCGCTGCCCTCGCCCTGGGGCCCCTGGATGTACTACCAGCGCACCACCGCCGGCGACGAATACCCGCGTCACTACCGCTGCCCGCGCCCGGCCGATGGCTCCCTGGTCGTGGACGAGAACGCCGAGCAGTTGCTGCTCGACCCCAATGAACTGGCCGCCGGTGGCTTCCTCTCCCTCGGCGCTTTCAGCATCAGCCAGGATCATTCGCGCCTGGCCTACAGCCTCGACACCAGCGGCGACGAGATCTACCAGCTCTACGTCAAGGACCTCGACAGCGGCGCGGTGACGGAGCTGCCCTTCGACGACTGCGACGGCAGCATGACCTGGGCCAACGACAGCCGCACGCTGTTCTTCGGCGAGCTGGACGACACCCATCGCCCGCACAAGCTGTACCGCCACACCCTCGGTGAGGAAGGCGCCGAGCTGGTCTTCGAGGAGCCCGACGGGCGCTTCTTCCTGCACTGCTACCGCGCCAGTTCCGAGCGCCAGCTGGTGCTGCTGCTCGGCAGCAAGACCACCAGCGAAGCCTGGGTGCTCGATGCGGAAACCCCGCGCGGTGAGTTCCGCTGCCTGGCGCCGCGCCAGGAAGAGCACGAGTACCACGTCGACCACGGCCTGCTCGACGGCGAGTGGACCTGGTTCGTGCGCAGCAACCAGAGCGGCATCAACTTCGCCCTCTACACCGCCAGCGAAGCGCAGCCGACCCGCGAGCACTGGCGCGAGCTGATCGCCCACCGCGACAGCGTGATGCTCGAAGACATCACCCTGAACCGCGACGCCTTCATCCTCAGCCTGCGCGAAGGCGGCCTGCCGATCATCGAAGTGCGCGCGCAAGGACAGGAGCCGCGCCGCGTCGAGCTGCCGGACGCGGCCTACAACCTGTACGTGCAGGACAGCCTGGAGTTCCACAGCCAGGTGATCCGCCTGCGCTACGAAGCGCTCAACCGCCCCGCGCAGATCCGCCAGCTGGGCCTGCTCGACGGCGAGCAGAAAGTCCTCAAGGAAACCCCGGTGGAAGGCCCGTTCGACGCCGACGCCTACGTGAGCCGCCGGCTCTGGGCAACGAGCGTGGACGGCGTGCAGGTGCCGATCAGCCTGGTAGCGCGCCGCGAGGTGCTCGACGGCATCGCCGCTGGCCGCCCTGCGCCGCTCTACCTCTACGGCTACGGCGCCTACGGCATGAGCCTCGATCCCTGGTTCTCCCACGCCCGCCTGAGCCTGCTGGAGCGCGGCTTCGTCTTCGCCATCGCCCACGTCCGCGGCGGCGGCGAACTGGGCGAGGCCTGGTACCGCGCCGGCAAGCTGGCGCACAAGCAGAACAGCTTCAGCGACTTCATCGCCTGCGCCGAACACCTCTGCGCCGAGGGCTACAGCACCCCGCAACAGACCGCGATCAGCGGCGGCAGCGCCGGCGGCCTGCTGATGGGCGCGGTGCTCAACCAGCGCCCGCAGCAGTTCGCCGCAGCCATTGCCGAAGTGCCTTTCGTGGACGTACTCAACAGCATGCTCAACCCCGACCTGCCGCTGACCGTCACCGAGTACGACGAGTGGGGCAACCCGCAGGAGCCGGAGGTGTACCAGCGCATCCGCGCCTACGCGCCCTACGAGAACGTCTGTGCCCAGGACTACCCGGCGATGCTGGTGGTGGCCGGCTACAACGACAGCCGCGTGCAGTACTGGGAAGCGGCCAAGTGGGTGGCCAAGCTGCGCGTCAGCAAGACCGACGACAAGCTGCTGCTGCTCAAGACAGAACTGGGAGCCGGCCACGGCGGCATGAGCGGCCGCTACCAGGGCCTGAAGGACGTGGCGCTGGAATACGGCTTCCTGCTGAAGGTACTGGGGCTGGAGCAGGCCTGA
- a CDS encoding class II glutamine amidotransferase — MCELLGMSANVPTDIVFSFTGLMQRGGGTGPHRDGWGIAFYEGRGVRLFQDPQASIDSEVARLVQRYPIKSETVIGHIRQANVGKVCLSNTHPFVRELGGRYWTFAHNGQLSDFNPPPGMYRPVGDTDSEAAFCDLLNRVRRAFPEPVPVEVLLPTLISACAEYRQKGVFNCLLSDGDWLFTFCSTKLAYITRRAPFGPARLKDADLTVDFQAETTPDDVVTVVATEPLTDNESWTLQQSGEWMLWWRGEILDQGRV; from the coding sequence ATGTGCGAACTGCTCGGCATGAGCGCCAACGTGCCCACCGATATCGTCTTCAGCTTCACCGGCCTGATGCAGCGCGGTGGCGGCACCGGCCCGCATCGCGACGGCTGGGGCATCGCTTTCTACGAAGGGCGCGGCGTGCGCCTGTTCCAGGACCCGCAGGCGAGCATCGATTCGGAAGTGGCGCGCCTGGTGCAGCGCTACCCGATCAAGAGCGAAACCGTGATTGGCCACATCCGCCAGGCCAACGTCGGCAAGGTCTGCCTGTCCAATACCCACCCCTTCGTGCGCGAACTCGGCGGGCGCTACTGGACCTTCGCGCACAACGGCCAGCTGAGCGACTTCAACCCGCCGCCGGGGATGTACCGGCCGGTGGGCGACACCGATAGCGAAGCGGCTTTCTGCGACCTGCTAAACCGCGTGCGCCGGGCCTTCCCCGAGCCGGTGCCGGTGGAGGTGCTGCTGCCGACGCTGATCTCGGCGTGCGCCGAATACCGCCAGAAAGGCGTGTTCAACTGCCTGCTGAGCGACGGTGATTGGTTGTTCACCTTCTGTTCGACCAAGCTGGCGTACATTACCCGCCGCGCGCCCTTCGGCCCGGCGCGGCTGAAGGATGCCGACCTGACCGTCGACTTCCAGGCGGAAACCACGCCCGACGACGTGGTGACGGTGGTCGCCACCGAACCGCTGACCGACAACGAGAGCTGGACCCTGCAACAGAGTGGCGAATGGATGCTCTGGTGGCGCGGTGAGATTCTCGACCAGGGCCGCGTCTGA
- a CDS encoding nitroreductase family protein, giving the protein MSANPRVADYPIDPQFLERWSPRAFSGESISEETLLGFLEAARWAPSSFNSQPWRFLYARRDTPNWQRYLNLLGEFNRGWAQNAAALVVVLSKTTFAPPGSSEEKPALWHTFDTGAAWGFLALQTHLAGWHSHGMAGFDREATRVELKVPDEYEIHAVVAIGKQGDKAQLSESLQAREVPNARRPLQELVAEGDFSL; this is encoded by the coding sequence ATGAGCGCCAATCCCCGCGTTGCCGACTATCCCATCGACCCGCAATTCCTCGAGCGCTGGTCGCCGCGCGCCTTCAGCGGCGAAAGCATTTCCGAGGAAACCCTGCTGGGCTTCCTCGAAGCCGCGCGCTGGGCGCCCTCCTCGTTCAACTCGCAGCCCTGGCGCTTCCTCTACGCGCGCCGCGACACGCCGAACTGGCAGCGCTACCTGAACCTGCTGGGCGAGTTCAACCGCGGCTGGGCGCAGAACGCCGCGGCGCTGGTCGTGGTGCTGTCCAAGACCACCTTCGCGCCGCCCGGCTCCAGCGAAGAGAAGCCAGCGCTCTGGCACACCTTCGACACCGGCGCCGCCTGGGGCTTCCTCGCCCTGCAGACGCACCTGGCCGGTTGGCACAGCCACGGCATGGCCGGCTTCGACCGCGAAGCGACCCGCGTCGAGCTGAAGGTGCCGGACGAGTACGAGATCCACGCCGTGGTGGCGATCGGCAAGCAGGGCGACAAGGCTCAACTGTCGGAAAGCCTGCAGGCGCGCGAAGTGCCGAATGCGCGGCGGCCGCTGCAGGAGCTGGTCGCCGAGGGCGACTTCAGTCTGTAG
- the rnd gene encoding ribonuclease D: protein MFVSALDIRWIRDDASLAQQCQDWKQRPYLALDTEFMRVDTFYPEAGLIQVGDGDCAWLIDPLLIRDWSAFAAVLEAPSVVKVFHACGEDLEVFLRLTGSLPQPLFDTQLAAAYLGMPHSMGYSKLVLEILGIELPKDETRSDWLQRPLTDMQVRYAAEDVQHLAEVYVKLAPRLPEHKLAWLLADGADLVANQTRVSDPREAWREVKLAWKLAPRQLAVLRELCAWREEQARLRNQPRNRVLREPTLWPLARFQPTDKVALARIEDMHPRTVRQDGDTLLQLMAHAAALPESEWPQALPEPLPREVTPLLKQLREVGQREAERQGMAPELMLRKKILEALLKTGYPDGPYRLPDSLQGWRRELMGQALLDCLSPAEKP from the coding sequence ATGTTCGTGAGCGCCCTCGATATCCGGTGGATCCGCGACGATGCCAGCCTGGCGCAGCAATGCCAGGACTGGAAACAACGGCCGTACCTGGCACTCGATACCGAGTTCATGCGCGTCGATACCTTCTACCCCGAGGCCGGCCTGATCCAGGTTGGCGACGGCGACTGCGCCTGGCTCATCGATCCGCTGCTGATCCGCGACTGGTCGGCATTTGCTGCCGTGCTCGAAGCGCCGTCGGTGGTCAAGGTCTTCCACGCCTGCGGCGAGGACCTGGAGGTCTTCCTGCGCCTGACCGGCAGCCTGCCGCAACCGCTGTTCGACACCCAGCTGGCCGCCGCCTACCTCGGCATGCCGCATTCCATGGGCTATTCGAAGCTGGTGCTGGAAATCCTCGGCATCGAGCTGCCCAAGGACGAGACCCGATCGGACTGGCTGCAGCGCCCGTTGACCGACATGCAGGTGCGCTACGCCGCCGAGGACGTGCAGCACCTCGCCGAGGTCTACGTGAAGCTGGCGCCGCGCCTGCCCGAGCACAAGCTGGCCTGGCTGCTGGCCGACGGCGCGGACCTTGTGGCGAACCAGACCCGCGTCAGCGACCCGCGCGAAGCCTGGCGCGAGGTCAAGCTGGCCTGGAAACTGGCGCCGCGGCAACTCGCCGTGCTGCGCGAGCTCTGCGCCTGGCGGGAGGAGCAGGCACGCCTGCGCAATCAGCCGCGCAACCGCGTGCTGCGCGAGCCGACGCTGTGGCCGCTGGCGCGCTTCCAGCCGACCGACAAGGTGGCACTGGCCCGCATCGAAGACATGCATCCGCGCACCGTGCGCCAGGATGGCGACACCCTCCTGCAATTGATGGCCCATGCCGCCGCGCTGCCCGAGTCCGAGTGGCCGCAGGCGCTGCCCGAGCCGCTGCCGCGCGAAGTCACGCCGCTGCTCAAGCAACTGCGCGAAGTCGGCCAGCGCGAAGCGGAGCGCCAGGGCATGGCGCCCGAGCTCATGCTGCGCAAGAAAATCCTTGAGGCGCTGCTCAAGACCGGCTACCCCGACGGCCCCTATCGCCTGCCCGACTCCCTGCAGGGCTGGCGCCGTGAATTGATGGGCCAGGCCCTGCTGGATTGCCTGAGCCCTGCGGAGAAACCATGA